From Alosa sapidissima isolate fAloSap1 chromosome 2, fAloSap1.pri, whole genome shotgun sequence, one genomic window encodes:
- the wu:fc50b12 gene encoding uncharacterized protein wu:fc50b12, whose protein sequence is MPQKAQEDAVTNMKTVQHISKQLGFEWTVVAYELGFTREEVREFHVKVQQKGAQAKTMLECWYKRSWDKSNKTKLLQDGLERAGRRDLAEHLRCLHWGHQKLSHKVELPSAFPYIITVHKTIKNKEGLRRINDLNQSYS, encoded by the exons atgccacaaaaagcacAAGAG GATGCTGTTACTAATATGAAAACAGTACAACACATTTCCAAGCAGCTGGGATTTGAATGGACTGTTGTAGCCTATGAGTTGGGTTTTACTCGAGAGGAGGTAAGGGAGTTCCATGTGAAGGTGCAGCAGAAAGGAGCCCAAGCAAAAACCATGCTGGAGTGCTG GTACAAGAGATCCTGGGACAAGAGCAATAAAACAAAGTTACTGCAAGATGGACTAGAGCGGGCTGGCCGTCGTGACCTGGCTGAGCATCTGCGCTGCCTTCACTGGGGACATCAGAAACTAAGCCACAAAGTGGAGCTTCCTTCTGCATTTCCTTATATCATTACTGTCCATAAGACCATAAAGAACAAAGAGGGTTTGCGTCGAATTAATGATCTCAACCAGAGTTACAGTTAA